In Rahnella sikkimica, the following are encoded in one genomic region:
- a CDS encoding phosphoribosyltransferase — protein sequence MGIDVTVNREVKFNDAHEHRVITGVHLNPKKSKVGRNPCLNIFSIYTRTKQGDLRRDGNPLIYALKSLNGFTISKSELHAFKPTFSAIVDKTLLGLPFASVLTMPSSSALAEQFGRRIARKLCGNMVSNAFCKRTATEILAEYRQRHVVPKTRHKSDVNRVLAELNKVPPNTLFSMKLVENNIREYFRPLKLNPVCDLRLIMKGPVLLVDDLLSTGTTLLNAREELERVDIQCHSAICLLSDL from the coding sequence TTGGGTATTGACGTTACGGTTAACAGGGAAGTGAAATTTAACGATGCCCACGAACATCGGGTGATTACGGGCGTTCACTTAAATCCCAAGAAGTCCAAAGTCGGGCGAAATCCCTGCCTGAATATTTTCAGTATTTATACCCGCACTAAACAAGGCGACCTCAGGCGCGATGGTAATCCCCTGATCTATGCCCTGAAATCTTTGAACGGTTTTACGATCAGTAAATCTGAACTGCATGCATTCAAACCGACTTTCTCAGCAATCGTCGACAAAACTCTTCTCGGCTTGCCTTTTGCATCTGTACTCACAATGCCGTCCTCCTCTGCGCTGGCAGAACAATTTGGACGCCGTATCGCCAGAAAATTGTGCGGTAACATGGTCAGTAATGCGTTTTGTAAGCGGACTGCGACAGAAATTCTTGCTGAGTATCGTCAGCGCCACGTGGTTCCTAAAACCAGACATAAATCTGATGTTAACCGTGTTCTCGCTGAGCTGAATAAAGTCCCGCCGAATACCTTATTTTCGATGAAACTGGTCGAAAACAATATTCGCGAATATTTTCGGCCATTGAAACTGAACCCTGTCTGCGATTTACGTTTGATAATGAAAGGGCCTGTTTTACTGGTCGATGATTTGCTCTCTACTGGGACGACGTTACTGAATGCGAGGGAAGAGCTTGAGCGGGTTGATATTCAATGTCACAGCGCGATTTGCCTGCTGAGTGATTTGTAA
- the rlmG gene encoding 23S rRNA (guanine(1835)-N(2))-methyltransferase RlmG has translation MSQFELEVGGQLLQLNLERYPQDDAATQLQAWEAADEYLLQTLNTDALNGRPLLIFNDAFGTLACALQEFNPTSINDSFMSQLAMRHNLRDNGFDEDSVAAQSSLVPLPINPGLVVIKVPKTLALLEQQLLALREVVTADTQIIAGAKARDIHTSTLQLFEKILGPTKTSLAWKKARLIHCEATLPAQTAEPVIAEWALDDSEFRISNHANVFSRGGLDIGARFFMQHLPEGIEGRMADLGCGNGVIGMTALALNPDAEMLFVDESYMAVESSRLNVENNLPQDLSRCHFEVNNMLAGVERETLHAVLCNPPFHQGTVVSDDTAWRMFCDAKRCLQTGGELRIVGNRHLDYYQKLRRLFGNCTTIATNQKFVILRAVKTAAQH, from the coding sequence ATGAGCCAATTCGAACTCGAAGTGGGTGGACAGTTACTGCAACTGAACCTGGAACGTTATCCGCAGGATGACGCGGCAACGCAGTTGCAGGCATGGGAAGCGGCCGATGAATATCTGCTGCAAACCCTGAACACCGACGCGCTCAACGGCCGTCCGCTGCTGATTTTCAACGATGCTTTTGGCACGCTGGCCTGTGCGTTGCAGGAATTCAATCCGACCAGCATTAACGACTCGTTCATGAGCCAGCTGGCGATGCGTCATAACCTGCGTGATAACGGTTTTGACGAAGACAGCGTGGCGGCGCAAAGCAGCCTGGTGCCGTTGCCGATCAATCCGGGCCTGGTCGTGATTAAAGTGCCAAAAACGCTGGCGCTGCTGGAACAACAACTGCTGGCGCTGCGCGAAGTCGTGACGGCGGATACGCAGATTATCGCCGGTGCCAAAGCCCGTGATATTCACACCTCGACGCTGCAACTGTTCGAGAAAATCCTCGGCCCGACCAAAACCAGTCTGGCATGGAAAAAAGCGCGTCTGATCCATTGTGAAGCCACATTGCCAGCGCAAACGGCAGAACCGGTGATTGCCGAATGGGCGCTGGACGACAGCGAATTCCGTATTTCAAACCACGCGAACGTGTTCTCACGCGGCGGGCTGGATATCGGTGCGCGCTTCTTTATGCAACATTTGCCGGAAGGCATCGAAGGGCGCATGGCCGATTTGGGCTGCGGTAACGGCGTGATCGGCATGACCGCGCTGGCGCTGAACCCGGATGCCGAAATGCTGTTTGTCGATGAGTCTTACATGGCGGTGGAATCGAGCCGTCTGAACGTTGAAAACAACCTGCCGCAAGATCTGAGCCGCTGTCATTTCGAAGTGAACAATATGCTGGCAGGCGTTGAACGTGAAACGCTGCACGCCGTGCTGTGTAACCCGCCGTTCCATCAGGGCACGGTCGTCAGTGATGACACGGCATGGCGCATGTTCTGCGACGCCAAACGTTGCCTGCAAACCGGCGGCGAGCTGCGCATCGTCGGCAACCGTCATCTGGATTACTACCAGAAACTGCGTCGCCTGTTTGGCAACTGCACAACCATCGCCACCAACCAGAAGTTCGTGATCCTGCGCGCGGTGAAAACGGCGGCTCAGCACTGA